The window TTCCGTTCGTATCAAGGCCCTGCGCAGCAGTCTCGGCGAGATCTTCGAGAAGATCGTCAAGCTGTCCAACCGTAACGACGAGGTGCTGGTCGCCGCGCTCAACATCGAAGAGAACGCCCGGCTGGCCGATTTCGTCGCCGCCAACCTGAACCTCGAACTGGCGGACCGGCTCCGGGTCCTGGAGACCGCCGACGTGGAAAAGCGTCTGGAGCTGGTGACCAAACTGGCCGTCCGCGAACTCGAGGTGCTCAAGATCGGCCAGTCGATCCAGGACGAGATCTCCGAGGGGATGGAGAGGACCCAGCGCGAGTACTATCTGCGCCAGCAGCTGGAGGCCATCAAGCGCGAGTTGGGCGAGAGCGACCAGTCCTCCGTCGAACTCGACGAACTGGCCGAGCGGGTCGAGGAGAAGGATTGGCCGGAGGCCGTAGATTCGAAGGCCCGGCGGGAGCTCAAACGCCTGCGCCAGATGAATCCGGGGTCGGCGGAGTACGTCGTCGCCCACACCTATCTGACCTGGCTTCTCGACCTGCCCTGGGCGCACTATTCCGCGGACCGGCTGGATATCGAACGCGCCCGGCGGATCCTCGACGAGGATCACTACGGCCTGAGTAAGATCAAGGACCGCATCCTGGAGTTCCTGGCCGTGCGCAAGCTGGCTCCTGAGAGCAAGGGCCCGATTCTGTGTTTCGTCGGACCGCCGGGAACGGGCAAGACCTCCATCGGCCGCAGCATCGCCCGGGCCCTGGGGCGCCAGTTCGTTCGGGCCTCCCTGGGCGGCGTCCACGACGAGGCCGAAATCCGCGGTCACCGCCGGACCTACGTCGGCGCCCTGCCCGGCCGCATCCTTCAGGGACTCAAGACCGCCGGCACCTCGAACCCCGTCTACATGCTCGACGAAATCGATAAACTGGCCAGCGATTTTCGTGGCGACCCCAGCTCGGCCCTGCTCGAGGTTCTGGACCCGGAACAGAACAACACCTTCCGCGACAACTACATCGAAGAGCCCTACGATTTGTCCCACGTTTTTTTCATCACCACGGCCAATACCACCGGCACCATCCCGCGCCCCCTGCTGGACCGGATGGAGGTCATCGAGTTCGACGGCTACACCCGGGAGGAGAAGGCCCAGATCGCCAAACGCTACCTCTTCCCCCGGCGGATCGAGGCCAACGGCCTGACCAGGGAGCAGCTCTTCCTGCCGATCAAGACCCTGCGCGTCCTGGCCGACTCCTATACTCGGGAGGCCGGGGTGCGCAACCTCGAGCGCGCCATCGGCACCATCTGCCGCAAGGTGGCGCGCAAAGTCGCCGCCGGCAAACTCGACGGACGGCTGAAGCTTCAGCCCGGCGAACTCGCCGAGTACCTCGGACCGCCGCGGGTTCTCAAGGAGCGCCGCAAGCCCGCCGACATGATCGGTGTGGCCACGGGGCTGGTCTGGACCCCCGTCGGCGGCGACATCGTGTTCATCGAAGCCGCCGCCATGCCCGGCAAGGGTGGACTGACCCTGACCGGTCAACTGGGCGACGTGATGCAAGAGAGCGCCCGCATCGCCCTGTCCCACGTCCGCGCCCGGGCCGTCGAGCTCGGTCTCGACGAAGCCGTCGGTGGGGACCGGGACATCCACATCCACGTCCCCGCCGGTGCTGTGCCCAAGGACGGACCCTCGGCCGGGGTGACCATGGTCGCCGCCTTGGTCAGTCTGTTCTCGGGCCGTCCCGTCAGGAACGAGGTCGGTATGACCGGGGAGATTACCCTGCGCGGCGACGTCCTGCCCGTCGGCGGCTTGAAATCCAAGCTGCTGGCCGCCAGACGCGCCGGCCTCCAGGAGATCATTCTACCCGCCAAAAACAAACCCGAGATCGAGGACGCCTTCAAGGGCGACGAAAAGCGGGCTATCGCCGATCTCGAACTGCACTACGTCAAGCGCGTCGACGAGGTCATCGACCTGGCCCTCGAAAGGAAGCATTAAACGGCCGAGTGTTGATGAGCAACCGAACGATACGGTGCGGAAACGGCTCCTGACAACGGCGGCGAGAGTCGGATTTGTCACCCACCTTGAATTGTCGAGTTGCGGCCCGACCGGCACGCCCCTCTGCGGTGGCAAACTGATGCCGATGGTTTCAAGCAAGCCGATAACCTCCTCGACGATAGCAGGCCACCTACCGGTCAATGATTCACTGCCCGTGTGCTGCTCGACCAGCCGTCAACAGCGTCGGGGCAGTTGTTCTCTTTGAAATTATCACCCAATTATGAACAAACGTCAGGTATGCTCAGGAGGTGGTTTAGCGCGTTTTCGTCGTCTCGCTGGTCGAAGCTGAACGACCTTTCACGGATAAACAACCTCAAGGTACGCTGAAACCACCGTCATTTACATCGACTATCGGCCGACTTATGCTGCGATCTATGGTTACATTTTGGGCAACTAGTGTGCCGGCCGGTTGCTTGTTTTCGCCGCTTTTCAGCCCCGTATTTGTAGCGGAATAGTACAGCTCATCTTGCATGTTAACACTGAGTTACAAACAGACATCGGTCCGAACACGCTGTACGATCCCTTAAGCAGTTATCGTGGATCGTCGCGATCAGGGACGGTCGCGGGCCCTCCCCGCAGACAGTTCCGGAACACGATTCATTCCAACCGGCTCAATCATTCCGTTGAAAAACAGCCCCGCCTGCGCCCAGCCGGACGTTCCGGCCGTACGGCCCCGAAACTGGCACGGTTTTTGCATCTCGGCGACCGTTGATGACGATGATAACGGTCGGCCTCAGCAAAAACCGTGCCAGTTTCGGGGTGCTGTATCCGCGGAGCGGCCGTTACCCGGCTGTTTTTCAACGGAAGCGGAAAGGGCTTGCCGGCAGACCATTGTCTGTTGCGTTATGCTCCTGCGGGGTTTAGGCTTGAGCGTCACCCAGGTTCGAGGAGGGACGATGGATTATACCTGCGGCGAGAAGCCCGGGATCGGCACCTATACCTGTCGCGATTGCGGTGCAACCGTTTTTCTCGACAACATCGGCGATGCTTTACCGCCTTGTCCGCGCTGCGAGGGATGTCGCTGGCGCGGCTGAGTGAGAGGGAATCAGGCAAGCCGCTCCCCACCGCCGCCTTTGCGGCGGTTTTCCTTGACAGCGCCCGCGGGCGTTTTCTATACTCAGCCTCCGCTTCGGGGGCCGACCCTTTGGGCCCCGTCTTTTGACATGCCACCGGGCCGGACCGGGCGTCCGCCGACGCTCCGCCGCTGACAGCAACCGGAAAAAAGAGAGCAGTATGGGCACCTACCAGATGAAACCGAGCGAG of the Candidatus Coatesbacteria bacterium genome contains:
- the lon gene encoding endopeptidase La, which translates into the protein MTDGKPERKQAPLDPDEVALEQGEEKVFPLLVLEGLVSYPQMLLPLNVEDERDIKLIDEVMFGDRLVALFTRRPTDDEEAESDESEIGEDDFHPVGNLGVILKMLRMPDGSMRLMIQGLQRIRLEEFHPGDDYDRVRVSQLEETEDDSVRIKALRSSLGEIFEKIVKLSNRNDEVLVAALNIEENARLADFVAANLNLELADRLRVLETADVEKRLELVTKLAVRELEVLKIGQSIQDEISEGMERTQREYYLRQQLEAIKRELGESDQSSVELDELAERVEEKDWPEAVDSKARRELKRLRQMNPGSAEYVVAHTYLTWLLDLPWAHYSADRLDIERARRILDEDHYGLSKIKDRILEFLAVRKLAPESKGPILCFVGPPGTGKTSIGRSIARALGRQFVRASLGGVHDEAEIRGHRRTYVGALPGRILQGLKTAGTSNPVYMLDEIDKLASDFRGDPSSALLEVLDPEQNNTFRDNYIEEPYDLSHVFFITTANTTGTIPRPLLDRMEVIEFDGYTREEKAQIAKRYLFPRRIEANGLTREQLFLPIKTLRVLADSYTREAGVRNLERAIGTICRKVARKVAAGKLDGRLKLQPGELAEYLGPPRVLKERRKPADMIGVATGLVWTPVGGDIVFIEAAAMPGKGGLTLTGQLGDVMQESARIALSHVRARAVELGLDEAVGGDRDIHIHVPAGAVPKDGPSAGVTMVAALVSLFSGRPVRNEVGMTGEITLRGDVLPVGGLKSKLLAARRAGLQEIILPAKNKPEIEDAFKGDEKRAIADLELHYVKRVDEVIDLALERKH